From a region of the Balaenoptera musculus isolate JJ_BM4_2016_0621 chromosome 15, mBalMus1.pri.v3, whole genome shotgun sequence genome:
- the MEIOB gene encoding meiosis-specific with OB domain-containing protein isoform X1, with amino-acid sequence MANSIASKNFTALSDLHPNMANLKIIGIVIGKTDVKGFPDRKNIGSERYTFSFTIRDSTTHFVNATSWGKEDYIRSLSDGFRVGECVIIENPLIQRKELEREEKFSPATPSDYKLLLSENHSMVKVCSSYEVDAKLLSLIYLPVKESCDYYSLGDIVANGHSLDGRIINVLAAVRSVGEPKYFTTSDRRKGQRCEVKLYDETESSFAMICWDNESILLAQSWVPRETVIFASDVRISFDKFRNCMTATVISKTIITTNPDTPEANILLNFIRENKETNPLDDEIDSYLKESTNLNTIVDVYTVEQLKVKALKNEGKADPIYGILYAYISTLNIDDETTKVVRNRCSGCGYVVNEASSTCTTCNKDSSEFKSVFRSFHMLIDLTDHTGTLHSCSLTGSVAEETLGFTVNEFLAMTDEQKTALKWQFLLERSKIYLKFFLSHRARGGLRVSVLSCKLADPIEASRNLSGQGNI; translated from the exons ATGGCTAACTCCATTGCATCAAAGAACTTTACTGCACTTTCAGACCTGCATCCAAATATGGCTAATCTG aaaataatcGGCATAGTTATTGGAAAAACAGATGTCAAAGGCTTTCCAGACAGAAAAA ATATTGGATCAGAAAGGTACACTTTCAGTTTCACCATTCGTGATTCAACAACCCATTTTGTAAATGCAACATCGTGGGGCAAGGAAGATTACATCAGATCACTTTCTGATGGCTTTCGTGTTGGCGAGTGCG TGATAATTGAAAATCCCCTGATCCAAAGAAAGgaattagaaagagaagaaaagttcaGCCCTGCAACTCCTAG CGATTATAAGCTATTGCTCAGTGAGAATCACTCAATGGTAAAAGTTTGTTCCAGTTATGAAGTGGATGCGAAGCTACTTTCTTTGATATACTTACCTGTTAAAGAGTCTTGTGATTATTATTCATTGGGTGACATTGTTGCAAACGGACACAGTCTTGATGGGAGAATTATTAATGTCCTTGCAGCTGTGAGGTCG GTTGGAGAGCCAAAATACTTTACAACTTCAGACCGAAGAAAAGGCCAGAGGTGTGAAGTTAAACTCTATGATGAGACAGAGTCTTCTTTTGCAATGATATG TTGGGATAATGAATCTATTCTACTTGCACAGAGCTGGGTGCCACGAGAAACAG TAATATTTGCCTCAGATGTAAGaataagttttgacaaatttcGGAACTGCATGACAGCAACTGTAATCTCAAAAACCATTATTACAACTAATCCAG ATACACCAGAAGCTAACATCCTATTGAattttataagagaaaataaagaaacgaATCCTCTGGATGATGAAATTGACAGTTATTTGAAAGAATCCACAAATT taaatacaATAGTTGATGTCTATACAGTTGAACAATTAAAGGTAAAAGCTttgaagaatgaaggaaaagcTGATCCTATCTATGGAATTCTTTATGCTTACATTTCTACACTGAACATTGATGATGAAACTACAAAAGTAGTTCGAAATAGATG ttcaGGCTGTGGTTACGTTGTAAATGAAGCATCCAGCACTTGTACAACTTGCAACAAAGATTCTTCAGAATTTAAATCAGTTTTTCGCAGCTTCCATATGCTAATTGATCTTACTGATCACACAGGTACCCTCCATTCCTGTAGTCTCACAGGAAGTGTTGCTGAGGAGACTTTGGGCTTCACg GTAAATGAGTTTCTTGCAATGACGGATGAACAGAAAACAGCATTAAAGTGGCAATTTCTTTTGGAAAGaagcaaaatttatttaaaa TTTTTTTTATCTCACAGAGCAAGGGGTGGACTGAGAGTGAGTGTGCTCTCCTGTAAGCTCGCAGATCCTATCGAGGCAAGTAGGAACTTGTCTGgacaaggaaatatttaa
- the MEIOB gene encoding meiosis-specific with OB domain-containing protein isoform X2, which produces MANSIASKNFTALSDLHPNMANLKIIGIVIGKTDVKGFPDRKNIGSERYTFSFTIRDSTTHFVNATSWGKEDYIRSLSDGFRVGECVIIENPLIQRKELEREEKFSPATPSDYKLLLSENHSMVKVCSSYEVDAKLLSLIYLPVKESCDYYSLGDIVANGHSLDGRIINVLAAVRSVGEPKYFTTSDRRKGQRCEVKLYDETESSFAMICWDNESILLAQSWVPRETVIFASDVRISFDKFRNCMTATVISKTIITTNPDTPEANILLNFIRENKETNPLDDEIDSYLKESTNLNTIVDVYTVEQLKVKALKNEGKADPIYGILYAYISTLNIDDETTKVVRNRCSGCGYVVNEASSTCTTCNKDSSEFKSVFRSFHMLIDLTDHTGTLHSCSLTGSVAEETLGFTFFLSHRARGGLRVSVLSCKLADPIEASRNLSGQGNI; this is translated from the exons ATGGCTAACTCCATTGCATCAAAGAACTTTACTGCACTTTCAGACCTGCATCCAAATATGGCTAATCTG aaaataatcGGCATAGTTATTGGAAAAACAGATGTCAAAGGCTTTCCAGACAGAAAAA ATATTGGATCAGAAAGGTACACTTTCAGTTTCACCATTCGTGATTCAACAACCCATTTTGTAAATGCAACATCGTGGGGCAAGGAAGATTACATCAGATCACTTTCTGATGGCTTTCGTGTTGGCGAGTGCG TGATAATTGAAAATCCCCTGATCCAAAGAAAGgaattagaaagagaagaaaagttcaGCCCTGCAACTCCTAG CGATTATAAGCTATTGCTCAGTGAGAATCACTCAATGGTAAAAGTTTGTTCCAGTTATGAAGTGGATGCGAAGCTACTTTCTTTGATATACTTACCTGTTAAAGAGTCTTGTGATTATTATTCATTGGGTGACATTGTTGCAAACGGACACAGTCTTGATGGGAGAATTATTAATGTCCTTGCAGCTGTGAGGTCG GTTGGAGAGCCAAAATACTTTACAACTTCAGACCGAAGAAAAGGCCAGAGGTGTGAAGTTAAACTCTATGATGAGACAGAGTCTTCTTTTGCAATGATATG TTGGGATAATGAATCTATTCTACTTGCACAGAGCTGGGTGCCACGAGAAACAG TAATATTTGCCTCAGATGTAAGaataagttttgacaaatttcGGAACTGCATGACAGCAACTGTAATCTCAAAAACCATTATTACAACTAATCCAG ATACACCAGAAGCTAACATCCTATTGAattttataagagaaaataaagaaacgaATCCTCTGGATGATGAAATTGACAGTTATTTGAAAGAATCCACAAATT taaatacaATAGTTGATGTCTATACAGTTGAACAATTAAAGGTAAAAGCTttgaagaatgaaggaaaagcTGATCCTATCTATGGAATTCTTTATGCTTACATTTCTACACTGAACATTGATGATGAAACTACAAAAGTAGTTCGAAATAGATG ttcaGGCTGTGGTTACGTTGTAAATGAAGCATCCAGCACTTGTACAACTTGCAACAAAGATTCTTCAGAATTTAAATCAGTTTTTCGCAGCTTCCATATGCTAATTGATCTTACTGATCACACAGGTACCCTCCATTCCTGTAGTCTCACAGGAAGTGTTGCTGAGGAGACTTTGGGCTTCACg TTTTTTTTATCTCACAGAGCAAGGGGTGGACTGAGAGTGAGTGTGCTCTCCTGTAAGCTCGCAGATCCTATCGAGGCAAGTAGGAACTTGTCTGgacaaggaaatatttaa